In Nicotiana tabacum cultivar K326 chromosome 17, ASM71507v2, whole genome shotgun sequence, one DNA window encodes the following:
- the LOC142171813 gene encoding uncharacterized protein LOC142171813, with amino-acid sequence MGLNMAINLNVHELLVMGDSDLLIRQAQGDWETRDIKLIPYRQCVEDLSKRFKSIEFRYIPRFHNELADALATLASMLPYPGNTHIDPLEIQIRDQHGYCNTIEAEPDGEPWYRDIKQFLKTREYPEHANRDQKRTVRRLSNGFFLSGEILYKRTPNLNLLRCVDAKEAEIIMNEVHSGVCGPHMNGYVLAKKILRAGYYWLTMERDCFRFVRKFFCKARIGCAKKRFQLLPKESGTFDLNTSRNQLRHNACEDIGSQDPSSHHQIKKQACENIS; translated from the exons atgggtcTGAACATGGCAATAAATCTAAATGTGCATGAACTGTTGgtgatgggagattcagatttgcttattcGGCAGGCTCAAGGTgattgggagactcgagacatcaagctcattccatatagacaatgtgtggaggatcttagcaaaaggttcaagtccatcgaattcaggtacattcccaggtttcacaatgaattagctgatgccttggccaccctggcctcaatgcttccatatccgggtaatactcacattgacccattagaaattcaaattcgggatcaacatggttattgcaatacaattgaagcagaaccagatggtgaaccatggtatcgtGATATTAAACAGTTtctgaaaacaagagaatatccggaacatgctaatagggatcaaaagagaactgtTAGGCGACTCTCtaatggtttctttttgagtggggaaatcctatacaaaagaactccgaatttgaatttgttgagatgtgtGGATGCCAAAGAAGCTGAAATAATTATGAATGAGGTGCATTCGGGAGTttgtggcccgcacatgaatggatatgttctagcaaagaaaatccttcgggcaggatattattggcttactatggaacgagattgctttcgttttgttcgcaa GTTTTTCTGCAAAGCACGGATTGGATGTGCAAAAAAAAGATTCCAACTCTTGCCAAAAGAAAGTGGAACCTTTGATCTCAACACCAGCCGCAACCAACTTCGACATAATGCATGcgaagacatagggtctcaagatCCATCTTCTCATCATCAGATCAAGAAACAAGCTTGTGAGAATATTTCATAG